The Gammaproteobacteria bacterium genome includes a region encoding these proteins:
- a CDS encoding TonB-dependent receptor, whose translation MKNKFNKRTALFLAMFAPFTVGLSTQAVAQEDGAEEAEVEEVVVLGSRRAPRSATDSAVPVDVIGGDDFVNQGETDLSNLLRNVVPSYNVNTQAISDAATLVRPANLRGLAPDHTLMLVNNKRRHRAAVISWLGNGVADGAQGPDISQIPAIALKQVGVLRDGAAAQYGSDAIAGVMNFQLKDANEGGSFEVRYGSFYEGDGDTYSVAGNIGLPFTDNGFVNLTFEYGEADDTNRSYQRADAAALVAAGNTAVANPAQIWGQPKIDNDIKFVYNMGLQLDEDKEFYAFGNYGSKSVDGGFYFRNPNTRGGVFSNDGGQTLLVGDVLDAADGILDGSAGCPVVPIVNNAPDPQRLAEVLANPNCFTFQKMFPGGFTPRFGGDVEDFSTVVGLRGESGSGWNWDLSGTYGRSSADFTIRNTVNASLGPQTPTEFYPGSYTQTEKNLNFDVSKGFAVGSFASDLNVAMGLEYRSETFQITTGDQASFEIGPYAAQGFSSASNGFPGFSNLAAGSWERSNYAAYVDLEADVTESLLIGVALRFEDFEDFGTTTNGKVAARYEFTDAFALRSAWSTGFRAPTPGQSNAFNVSTQFENGQLVNNGTIPSINPVALSKGGQPLDAEESTNFTFGAVVNFAGIDLTVDYFAIDLDGRLTLSENHALSQEEVDALIASGVTSAANLRNFRYFTNGYDTETRGIDVVATYSTEIGNGNTDFVLSFNHTETDVVHVDTYRGQLSDDMGNPLFDVEGNPVIGDIPLLGDERVLEQERGLPETRWSFSANHTVGDWRFLGRLNHYSGIYDTGDNVFVGDNLFLDVEAAYNFNEHYTLTVGAQNVTDEYPDEVFGGAGNIYGQASPGGFGGGFYYFRLRYEL comes from the coding sequence ATGAAAAATAAATTTAACAAAAGAACGGCATTGTTTTTAGCAATGTTTGCACCGTTCACCGTTGGTTTATCAACCCAAGCTGTTGCTCAAGAGGATGGAGCAGAAGAAGCTGAAGTTGAAGAGGTGGTGGTATTGGGCTCTCGCCGTGCTCCTCGTTCAGCGACTGATTCTGCAGTTCCTGTTGATGTCATCGGCGGTGACGATTTTGTCAATCAAGGTGAAACTGATTTAAGTAACTTATTACGTAATGTTGTTCCGTCATACAATGTGAACACACAGGCAATTAGTGATGCGGCAACTTTGGTACGTCCGGCTAACCTCCGTGGTTTGGCTCCTGATCACACATTGATGTTGGTTAATAATAAGCGTCGTCATCGTGCTGCGGTTATTTCCTGGTTAGGAAATGGTGTTGCTGATGGTGCACAAGGTCCAGATATTTCACAAATTCCGGCAATTGCATTGAAACAAGTTGGCGTATTAAGAGACGGTGCTGCTGCTCAGTATGGTTCTGATGCGATTGCCGGTGTGATGAATTTCCAATTAAAAGATGCGAATGAGGGTGGAAGTTTTGAAGTCAGATATGGTTCTTTCTATGAAGGTGACGGAGATACATATTCAGTTGCCGGTAATATTGGTTTGCCTTTCACCGATAACGGTTTTGTTAACCTGACTTTTGAATACGGTGAAGCCGATGACACAAACCGTTCTTATCAAAGAGCGGATGCTGCGGCGTTAGTTGCTGCAGGAAATACAGCTGTTGCAAATCCGGCACAAATTTGGGGACAACCCAAAATTGATAACGATATAAAATTCGTTTATAACATGGGCTTGCAGCTGGATGAAGATAAAGAGTTCTATGCATTTGGAAATTATGGTTCCAAATCTGTTGATGGCGGATTCTACTTCAGAAATCCAAACACTCGCGGTGGTGTATTCAGCAATGATGGTGGCCAAACTTTATTGGTTGGTGACGTATTGGATGCTGCTGATGGTATTTTAGATGGTTCTGCAGGTTGTCCGGTTGTTCCTATTGTTAATAATGCACCTGACCCTCAAAGATTGGCTGAAGTTTTGGCAAATCCAAACTGTTTCACATTCCAAAAGATGTTCCCTGGCGGATTCACTCCGAGATTCGGTGGTGATGTTGAAGATTTCTCGACCGTTGTCGGGTTAAGAGGCGAGTCCGGAAGCGGATGGAATTGGGATTTAAGTGGAACTTATGGACGCAGTAGTGCAGACTTCACAATTCGCAATACCGTAAATGCTTCTTTAGGTCCACAAACGCCGACTGAATTTTATCCGGGTTCATACACTCAAACTGAAAAGAATTTGAACTTTGATGTGTCTAAAGGTTTTGCAGTTGGAAGTTTTGCTTCAGACCTAAACGTAGCAATGGGTCTTGAGTATCGTTCAGAAACATTCCAGATTACAACAGGTGATCAAGCATCATTCGAGATTGGTCCTTATGCGGCTCAAGGATTTAGTTCAGCTTCAAATGGTTTTCCGGGTTTCTCAAATCTGGCAGCTGGTAGTTGGGAGCGTTCTAACTATGCAGCTTATGTCGATTTAGAAGCAGATGTAACTGAAAGTTTGTTGATAGGTGTAGCATTGCGTTTCGAAGATTTTGAAGACTTTGGTACTACAACCAATGGTAAAGTGGCAGCTCGCTATGAGTTTACAGATGCTTTTGCATTGCGTAGTGCTTGGAGTACAGGCTTCAGAGCCCCGACTCCTGGTCAATCCAATGCCTTTAATGTCTCGACTCAGTTTGAAAATGGTCAGTTAGTCAATAACGGTACAATTCCTTCAATAAATCCTGTGGCTTTATCAAAGGGAGGACAGCCTCTTGATGCAGAGGAATCAACTAACTTTACATTCGGTGCGGTAGTGAATTTTGCAGGTATCGATTTGACAGTTGATTACTTTGCAATTGATTTGGATGGACGTTTAACGCTTTCTGAAAATCATGCATTATCACAAGAAGAAGTTGATGCTTTGATTGCATCCGGTGTAACCAGCGCGGCAAATCTAAGAAATTTCCGCTACTTCACAAATGGTTATGATACAGAAACTCGTGGTATTGATGTGGTTGCAACTTACTCGACAGAAATTGGTAATGGTAATACAGATTTCGTGTTATCGTTTAACCATACTGAAACGGATGTTGTACATGTTGATACTTATAGAGGGCAACTAAGTGATGACATGGGCAATCCACTATTTGATGTTGAGGGAAATCCTGTTATAGGTGATATTCCATTATTAGGTGATGAAAGAGTCTTGGAGCAAGAAAGAGGTTTACCTGAAACTCGTTGGAGTTTCTCTGCGAATCACACAGTTGGAGACTGGCGTTTCCTAGGTCGTTTAAATCACTACAGTGGTATTTATGACACCGGTGACAATGTCTTCGTTGGTGACAACTTGTTCTTAGATGTAGAAGCTGCATACAATTTCAATGAGCATTATACATTGACAGTTGGAGCTCAAAACGTAACTGATGAATATCCTGATGAAGTATTCGGCGGTGCCGGTAATATTTATGGTCAGGCTTCACCGGGAGGTTTTGGTGGTGGTTTCTACTACTTCCGTCTGAGATATGAACTTTAA
- a CDS encoding DUF3450 domain-containing protein — MQISTKIVNFRKSLALAMIVGVTSVSYAQLEDVVKTGEAKVEEARKSQAKVDAIVDSSQARLVEYRSLLKQIEGLKVYNNQLQTQIDSQLQLIEKFEASTAQVAVIERQMLPLIMKMIDGIAQFVELDMPFNEQERAERVLFMQENIERADVDISEKFRQILEVYQIEDEYGRKIDSYSKIINVDGQEHEVDILRVGRIAMVAQTKDTKLSAVYDKDSKKWIALDNGTYRNSIKNGIKMANKQATIDVMTLPIAAPGVAK, encoded by the coding sequence ATGCAGATAAGCACAAAAATTGTTAATTTTAGAAAGTCTCTGGCTTTAGCAATGATTGTCGGTGTGACATCAGTCAGTTATGCACAACTGGAAGATGTGGTAAAAACCGGTGAAGCTAAAGTAGAAGAGGCACGCAAGTCACAAGCAAAGGTTGATGCCATTGTCGATTCTTCACAAGCAAGGCTGGTTGAATATCGCAGCTTGCTAAAACAGATTGAAGGTTTAAAAGTTTATAACAATCAATTGCAAACACAAATCGACAGTCAACTTCAATTAATTGAAAAATTTGAAGCGTCAACGGCACAAGTTGCGGTTATTGAGCGACAAATGTTGCCATTAATCATGAAAATGATTGATGGAATTGCTCAATTTGTTGAGTTAGACATGCCGTTTAACGAGCAAGAACGTGCAGAAAGAGTGTTATTCATGCAGGAAAATATCGAAAGAGCTGATGTAGATATTTCAGAAAAATTCAGACAAATTCTTGAAGTTTATCAAATTGAAGATGAATACGGTCGTAAGATTGATTCCTATTCAAAAATTATTAATGTTGATGGGCAAGAGCATGAGGTTGACATCCTGAGAGTTGGTCGCATTGCAATGGTTGCTCAAACTAAAGACACAAAATTGAGTGCTGTTTATGATAAGGATTCTAAAAAATGGATAGCTTTAGATAACGGCACTTACAGAAATTCAATCAAAAATGGCATCAAAATGGCGAACAAACAAGCCACAATTGACGTCATGACTTTACCAATTGCAGCTCCAGGGGTGGCAAAATAA